The Chloroflexota bacterium DNA segment CTGAACAGGGCGACGGTCTGGCCCGAGTGCGCGGCGCTCAACTCGTTGAGCATCGCCACGGCGCGCTCTAGCACGATGGGCAGCGAGTCGCCGCCGGGGAATTGGACCAGATGGGGCGCGTGGAGCCACTGGCGGTACAGGTCGGGCCAGAGTTCGCTGACTTCCTTGGGGGTATGGCCCTGCCACTCGCCGTAGTCCGCCGAAATCAGCCCGCGGTGGATTTGGACCGGCAGGCCCAGCGCGTCGGCCAGGGGTTGAGCCGTCTGCACGGCCCGAAGGAGCGGGCTGGAGTAGATGGCGCGAATCGGCTCGCCCTTGAGCCACTCGGCAATCCGTTGCGCCTGGACGAAGCCCAAGTCGCTCAGCGGCAGGTCGGTCGTGCCGCGAAAGTGCAGGTCTTTGTTCCAGGCGGTCTGACCGTGGCGCACGAGCAGGAACCGCGTTGTCATGGAGTCGCTCCTAAACGATGATGTCGCGGCCGATTATAAGCCGCGCGAGGAGAATGTCAATCGTGGGCAAGGAGCCGCTACCGGAAATAGACTGGAGCGCCCTGATAGAGGAGCAAATCCAGGAGGCGATGCGCAAGGGCGCCTTTGACAACCTCCCTGGCGCGGGCAAGCCGGTGCACCTGCCCAGG contains these protein-coding regions:
- a CDS encoding histidine phosphatase family protein, producing the protein MTTRFLLVRHGQTAWNKDLHFRGTTDLPLSDLGFVQAQRIAEWLKGEPIRAIYSSPLLRAVQTAQPLADALGLPVQIHRGLISADYGEWQGHTPKEVSELWPDLYRQWLHAPHLVQFPGGDSLPIVLERAVAMLNELSAAHSGQTVALFSHEIVCKAVMLHILGMDPSAYWRMPQDNGCINAFLWDSHRRSLLYLNDTCHLRGLDEE